From the genome of Gorilla gorilla gorilla isolate KB3781 chromosome 4, NHGRI_mGorGor1-v2.1_pri, whole genome shotgun sequence, one region includes:
- the LOC101140376 gene encoding serine protease inhibitor Kazal-type 6, producing MLRTGIGSKFGTGKENEVDCGEFQDPKVYCTRESNPHCGSDGQTYGNKCAFCKAMVKSGGKISLKHPGKC from the exons ATGTTGAGAACTGGTATAGGCAGTAAATTTGGAACTGGCAAAGAAAATGAG GTTGACTGTGGTGAGTTCCAGGACCCCAAGGTCTACTGCACTCGGGAATCTAACCCACACTGTGGCTCTGATGGCCAGACATATGGCAATAAATGTGCCTTCTGTAAGGCCATGGT GAAAAGTGGTGGAAAGATTAGCCTAAAGCATCCTGGAAAATGCTGA